Proteins encoded by one window of Mobula hypostoma chromosome 21, sMobHyp1.1, whole genome shotgun sequence:
- the fbxw5 gene encoding F-box/WD repeat-containing protein 5: MENGGYPLLPDTILLEVFQNLEHQDVLAAGSTCRQWYGVSRDDFLWRDLFYRYYNVNRSIPRHPAATSWLGEFRRLYDTIPCVQVATLKEHRDQVLHVSFSHNGYLFGSCSKDCFVKVWNNDLEISVLHSANMRPYNWSYTQFSQFNAEDTLLLVSGVYIGPHSSSSGEIAVFNLDDFTLLSRVRNKPYDVFGCWLNETHLISGNLHWIGNMTSCSVLWLNKAYQDIESENINVVKRLFQLQNRNASTIRTVMVADCSRHNTPDLLLGFEEQGLSSSPQVFYLGSDSEDECYNKPKHSNESASELEAGVQDSAEIEAGADTIGLQPLLDEKQLEARVADLFLQAKTKPADMDILSECQETQNKKYLIFTTGSLTYTPHQIGIKQILPHHMTTTGPVLGEERSSNEFFDPLDYTIDVHGHIIGMGLSPDHRYLYVNSRAWPKGCVISDPMNPPPIAEEIDIHVFDLKTMQEVTQTLRAHTAYTPNDECFFIFLDVSRDYVASGAEDRHGYIWDRHYNICLAKLQHEDVVNSVAFSPVDQEMLITASDDCTLKVWRSPRIMRIISTKPNRKKFSFFWLNKK; encoded by the exons ATGGAAAACGGGGGCTACCCCCTGCTGCCGGATACCATTCTCCTTGAAGTGTTCCAGAATCTGGAACACCAGGATGTCCTTGCGGCTGGCAGCACGTGCAGGCAATGGTACGGAGTGTCCCGTGATGATTTTCTGTGGAGGGATCTCTTTTATCGCTATTACAATGTGAATCGGTCAATCCCTCGACATCCAG CTGCTACTTCATGGCTGGGTGAGTTCCGTAGGCTGTATGATACAATTCCCTGTGTGCAGGTGGCAACTCTGAAGGAACATCGAGACCAAGTCTTGCATGTCAGCTTTTCTCACAATGGCTACTTATTTGGCTCTTGCTCCAAGGACTGTTTTGTCAAG GTTTGGAACAATGACCTGGAGATATCGGTGTTACATAGTGCTAATATGCGCCCTTACAATTGGAGCTACACCCAGTTCTCCCAATTCAATGCTGAAGACACCCTTCTCCTTGTCTCTGGAGTCTATATTGGGCCTCACAGTTCATCCTCTGGTGAAATCGCAGTCTTCAATCTAG ATGACTTCACGTTGCTGTCCCGAGTGAGGAATAAACCCTATGATGTCTTTGGTTGTTGGTTAAATGAAACACATTTAATCTCTGGGAACCTGCACTGGATTGGGAATATGACATCTTGTTCGGTGCTCTGGTTAAACAAAGCCTATCAG GATATTGAATCGGAAAATATAAACGTGGTGAAGAGACTGTTTCAGCTGCAGAACCGGAACGCCAGCACCATTCGCACGGTGATGGTAGCAGACTGCAGCAGACATAACACTCCGGATCTTCTGCTGGGCTTCGAGGAGCAGGggctcagttcatcacctcaggtGTTTTACCTGGGTAGCGACAGCGAGGACGAATGTTACAACAAGCCGAAGCACAGCAACGAGAGTGCGAGTGAGCTGGAGGCTGGTGTGCAGGACAGTGCAGAGATAGAGGCAGGCGCGGACACTATAGGGCTCCAGCCTCTGTTAGATGAGAAGCAGTTGGAGGCACGAGTGGCAGATCTTTTTCTACAGGCCAAGACAAAGCCTGCAGACATGGACATCCTGTCAGAGTGTCAGGAAACTCAAAACAAGAAGTACTTGATCTTCACCACAGGAAGCCTTACCTACACTCCCCACCAGATAG GTATTAAGCAAATACTGCCTCATCACATGACAACAACTGGTCCAGTACTGGGGGAAGAACGGAGTTCTAACGAGTTCTTTGATCCTTTGGACTATACGATTGATGTCCATGGTCACATCATTGGAATGGGTCTGTCTCCAGACCACAG GTATTTGTATGTGAACAGTCGTGCCTGGCCCAAAGGCTGTGTCATCAGTGATCCCATGAACCCTCCGCCCATTGCTGAGGAAATTGATATCCACGTATTTGACTTGAAGACAATGCAGGAAGTAACACAGACCCTGCGGGCACACACTGCTTACACTCCCAATGACGAGTGTTTCTTCATCTTCTTGGATGTCAGCAGGGATTATGTTGCCAG TGGTGCTGAGGACCGACATGGCTACATCTGGGATAGGCACTACAACATCTGCCTTGCAAAGCTACAGCACGAGGATGTGGTGAATTCTGTGGCCTTCAGCCCAGTGGACCAAGAAATGTTGATCACAGCCAGTGATGACTGCACTTTGAAGGTTTGGCGTTCACCACGCATCATGCGTATCATCAGCACCAAGCCCAACCGCAAGAAATTCTCCTTCTTCTGGCTCAATAAGAAGTGA